Sequence from the Burkholderia cepacia genome:
CAGCCCGAGGCCGAGGATCACGTAGATCAGCGCGAGCGTTGCAACGTCCACCGCGCCGCGCGAGCCGAAGAACGGCCACACGAGCCCGACCGCGAGCAGCCCCCATACGACCGCGCGCTGCTGCCGCGCGCCCATCGCGGGCATCGCCGGCAGCTTCACCGCCGATTTCGCGCGCACGAGCCACGGCTTGAACAGCTGGAACAGGAACACGGCCGCGACCGCGATCCACACCGGCCGCCAGTGCGGCGTGAGCACCACCTGATAGCCGTCGAGCTTCAGTTGCAGCCCGAGCACCGGAATCGTGAGGATCGCCGTCAGGAACGCGGCGGCCACGGCATTTTTCAGCGCCTGGCCGATCGAGGCGTCGGCGGCCGGGCGGCGAACGGAAATGACTGTACTCATCTGCGTCTCCCTCAAACCTTTTCGATGTCCGACTTGCCTAGCAGGCCGGTCGGGCGGAAGAGCAGGATCAGCACGAGCAGGCCGAACGCAACGACGTCCTTGTACTCGGCCGGCATGTAGCCTGCGGCGAAGGTTTCAGCGAGGCCCAGCAGCACGCCGCCGAGCATCGCGCCCGGGATGCTGCCGATCCCGCCGAGCACCGCGGCGGTGAACGCCTTGATACCTGCGACGAAGCCGATATACGGGTTGAGCTTGCCGATCGTCAGCCCGATCAGCACGCCGCCGACGGCCGCCAGCATCGCGCCGAGCACGAACGTAAACGAGATCACGCGGTTCGTGTCGATGCCGAGCAGGTTCGCCATCTTCATGTCCTCGGCGCACGCGCGGCAGGCACGGCCCATCCGCGAATGCGAGATGAACAGCGTGAGCGCGATCATCAGCACGACCGTCACGCAGACGATCAGCAGGCGTGCATACGGGATCGTCACGTCGAAGTCGCCGCCGAGATGAATGTCGAACGCGCCGGAGATCAGCACCGGCACGGACACGTCGCGCGCGCCCTGGCCGATCTGCACGTAGTTCTGCAGGAAGATCGACATGCCGATCGCGGAGATCAGCGGCACGAGGCGCGGGCCGCCGCGCAGCGGCCGATACGCGACGCGCTCGACCGCGAAACCGTACAGCCCGGTGACGATCACCGACACGATCAGTGCGGCGCCGAGCACGAGCGGCAGCGGATAACCGGCGGAGATGCCGATGGCCGTGAGGGTCACGAGGCCCACGTATGCGCCGATCATGTAGATCTCGCCGTGGGCGAAGTTGATCATGCCGATGATGCCGTAGACCATCGAATAGCCGATGGCGATCAACGCATAGATCGCACCCAGCGTCAGGCCGTTGACCAGCTGCTGGGCGAATTGCGGAAAGAAGTCAGTCATGTGCGGGAAGCTCCCGGTAGCGCCGCGCCGGGCGCCGCCGCCGGATCGCGGCGGGGCTGCGGGCAACGCACGGTGTCGTCACGAGCCGCCCGATGGCCGCTCGCGCGGCCAAATACGCACCCGCCCCGTCCG
This genomic interval carries:
- the livH gene encoding high-affinity branched-chain amino acid ABC transporter permease LivH, which produces MTDFFPQFAQQLVNGLTLGAIYALIAIGYSMVYGIIGMINFAHGEIYMIGAYVGLVTLTAIGISAGYPLPLVLGAALIVSVIVTGLYGFAVERVAYRPLRGGPRLVPLISAIGMSIFLQNYVQIGQGARDVSVPVLISGAFDIHLGGDFDVTIPYARLLIVCVTVVLMIALTLFISHSRMGRACRACAEDMKMANLLGIDTNRVISFTFVLGAMLAAVGGVLIGLTIGKLNPYIGFVAGIKAFTAAVLGGIGSIPGAMLGGVLLGLAETFAAGYMPAEYKDVVAFGLLVLILLFRPTGLLGKSDIEKV